A single window of Mycobacteriales bacterium DNA harbors:
- a CDS encoding class I SAM-dependent methyltransferase, translated as MTAGAGWGQAFRAGSADAMGAYRDTLLEAVFRPWARLMLDVVQPEPGEQLLDVATGPGTVAQAAAVRLGPSGRVTACDISPAMLEIARATAPQPDAAPIEYVESPAVPLSAATESHDIVTCQQGLQFMPDRVAALDEMSRVLRPGGRLGVAVWATIEQCPSMAALERALRDQLGDEIADRYRSGPWGLSDGSSLAELLHAAGFAEVQVDKRALTAVFPGGVAQLSASLAASGVAAEVASMPAEDRAALDQRIAHHLSSVMAGEAVEAVMHSNIATAVKK; from the coding sequence ATGACTGCCGGCGCGGGCTGGGGACAGGCGTTTCGCGCCGGGAGCGCGGATGCGATGGGCGCCTACCGCGACACGTTGTTAGAGGCGGTCTTCCGTCCATGGGCGCGCTTGATGCTCGATGTGGTCCAGCCGGAGCCGGGCGAGCAGCTGCTTGACGTCGCAACCGGGCCGGGCACGGTCGCCCAGGCGGCAGCGGTCCGGCTCGGACCGTCCGGACGCGTGACCGCCTGCGACATCAGCCCAGCCATGCTGGAGATCGCGCGAGCGACGGCGCCCCAACCGGACGCTGCCCCGATCGAGTACGTCGAGTCACCGGCGGTGCCGCTCTCGGCCGCAACGGAGTCGCACGACATCGTGACCTGCCAGCAGGGTCTTCAGTTCATGCCTGATCGGGTCGCTGCACTCGACGAGATGTCCCGGGTGCTTCGTCCGGGCGGCCGGCTGGGTGTGGCCGTGTGGGCCACGATCGAGCAGTGTCCGAGCATGGCGGCACTCGAACGCGCGCTGCGCGACCAGCTCGGCGACGAGATCGCCGACCGGTATCGATCCGGGCCGTGGGGCCTGTCGGACGGCTCGAGCTTGGCGGAGCTGCTGCACGCCGCCGGCTTCGCCGAGGTGCAGGTGGACAAGCGAGCGTTGACGGCGGTGTTTCCGGGTGGCGTGGCCCAGCTGAGCGCCAGCCTCGCCGCCTCGGGGGTGGCCGCCGAGGTGGCGAGCATGCCCGCCGAAGACCGAGCCGCTCTCGACCAGCGGATCGCTCATCACCTGAGCTCGGTGATGGCGGGCGAGGCAGTAGAGGCGGTTATGCACTCCAACATCGCCACCGCCGTGAAGAAATGA
- a CDS encoding glutathione-independent formaldehyde dehydrogenase — MKAVVYKAPFEVAVEEVDDPTIQDATDAIIKITTANICGSDLHPYEGRVEMDAGMVLGHENMGIVVEVGSAVGRIKVGDRVSVPFNLACGTCRNCNDGWTSACLRANPSGQPGAGYGYPMMGPYWGGQAELLRVPWADFNLLELPPGGQWENDFTLLSDIFPTGYHGTELAKVTPGKTVAIFGAGPVGLLAAMSANIRGASQTFVVDFQPDRLALAEQIGATAVNLDDVDAVETIMDATDGFGVDCGVEAVGYQAHDPAGKEHPSMVLDSLVACVHATGSIGVVGVYEPEDPGASNKHAKQGRYDFDFGTTFTKGISIGTGQCPVKRYNRYLRDLIIRDQARPSVIVSHEVSLDEATDAYARFDKREDGYTKVLLHPRAA, encoded by the coding sequence ATGAAGGCTGTTGTCTACAAGGCACCGTTCGAGGTGGCCGTCGAAGAGGTCGATGACCCGACGATCCAGGATGCGACGGACGCGATCATCAAGATCACGACCGCCAACATCTGCGGGTCGGACCTGCATCCCTACGAAGGCAGGGTCGAGATGGACGCCGGGATGGTGCTCGGCCACGAGAACATGGGCATCGTCGTGGAGGTCGGCTCGGCGGTAGGACGGATCAAGGTCGGAGATCGCGTATCGGTCCCGTTCAACCTCGCCTGCGGCACCTGCCGCAACTGCAACGACGGCTGGACCTCTGCCTGCCTGCGAGCGAACCCGTCCGGACAGCCCGGTGCAGGCTACGGATACCCGATGATGGGCCCGTATTGGGGTGGCCAGGCAGAGCTGCTCCGGGTCCCGTGGGCCGACTTCAACCTGCTCGAGCTCCCGCCCGGTGGCCAGTGGGAGAACGACTTCACCCTGCTCTCGGACATCTTCCCGACCGGCTACCACGGAACCGAGCTCGCGAAGGTCACGCCGGGCAAGACAGTCGCGATCTTCGGCGCTGGCCCGGTTGGGCTGTTGGCGGCGATGAGCGCGAACATTCGCGGCGCCTCGCAAACCTTTGTCGTCGACTTCCAGCCCGACCGGCTGGCGCTGGCCGAACAGATCGGTGCGACTGCGGTCAATCTCGACGATGTCGATGCGGTGGAGACGATCATGGACGCCACCGACGGGTTCGGAGTGGACTGCGGCGTCGAGGCGGTCGGGTACCAGGCACATGACCCGGCCGGCAAGGAGCACCCGTCGATGGTCCTGGACAGCTTGGTCGCTTGCGTCCATGCGACCGGAAGCATCGGCGTGGTCGGCGTCTACGAGCCCGAGGACCCGGGCGCATCGAACAAGCACGCGAAGCAAGGCCGCTACGACTTCGACTTCGGCACGACCTTCACGAAGGGGATCAGCATCGGCACGGGTCAGTGCCCGGTGAAGCGGTACAACCGCTACCTGCGGGACCTGATCATCCGCGATCAGGCCCGTCCGTCCGTGATCGTCTCCCACGAGGTCAGCCTCGACGAGGCCACCGACGCGTACGCGCGGTTCGACAAGC
- a CDS encoding winged helix-turn-helix domain-containing protein, producing MGTWHIPADLLAKARFTISAKAEIICALSALVNPADATERAFHAAHHEAFAAMLARDRRSELIVRYSSRPPRGRQPGWLANYLCAPPERPGAGIDDEIAAVERMPEAELRADLQEAAGRPLPTTMRSARLAPVAAELMHWVWTHTVETDWQRRERILQADVIGRTSRLASHGWAAVMRDLGRDREWVGDGQLRINRYNRPTRYLPTAAELHFIPMLSNATPVGWTRSAYAIYYPVAGRLAATDAGRSGGLAALIGSNRAALLRHLSTPASTTHLASREGLSLGSVGNHLSVLLQAGVVARQRSGRTVLYWRTPLGDSLIAADGGETGLETPHYGTPSTVLRKHRPPARQVN from the coding sequence ATGGGCACCTGGCACATTCCGGCCGATCTCTTGGCGAAGGCCCGTTTCACGATCTCCGCGAAGGCCGAAATCATCTGTGCGCTATCGGCGCTGGTCAATCCGGCGGACGCTACCGAGCGTGCGTTCCACGCCGCCCACCACGAGGCGTTTGCCGCCATGCTGGCCCGCGACCGGCGGAGTGAATTGATCGTCCGATACAGCTCCCGGCCGCCTCGCGGCCGGCAGCCGGGTTGGCTTGCGAACTACCTGTGCGCTCCACCCGAGCGACCGGGTGCGGGTATTGACGACGAGATCGCCGCTGTCGAGCGCATGCCGGAGGCCGAGCTGCGCGCGGACCTGCAGGAGGCAGCGGGCCGTCCGTTGCCCACCACCATGCGCTCCGCTCGGCTCGCGCCGGTGGCAGCCGAGCTGATGCACTGGGTCTGGACCCACACGGTCGAGACCGACTGGCAACGGCGGGAGCGAATCCTTCAAGCGGACGTGATCGGCCGCACCAGTCGCCTCGCCAGCCATGGCTGGGCCGCGGTCATGCGCGACCTCGGCCGCGACCGGGAATGGGTGGGCGACGGGCAGCTGCGGATCAACCGCTATAACCGCCCGACCCGCTATCTGCCGACCGCCGCGGAGTTGCACTTCATTCCCATGCTCTCCAACGCGACCCCGGTCGGCTGGACCAGGAGTGCGTACGCGATCTACTACCCGGTCGCTGGGCGCCTTGCAGCCACCGACGCAGGGCGGTCCGGTGGACTAGCCGCCCTGATCGGATCAAACCGAGCCGCCCTGCTGAGGCATCTCAGCACTCCGGCGAGCACCACGCATCTCGCGAGCCGGGAGGGTCTATCCCTGGGCTCGGTCGGCAACCACCTGTCGGTGCTCCTGCAGGCGGGAGTCGTGGCCCGGCAGCGATCGGGGCGCACGGTTCTCTACTGGCGTACGCCGCTCGGCGACTCCCTCATCGCCGCCGACGGCGGCGAAACCGGGCTCGAGACTCCGCACTACGGCACACCATCGACCGTGCTTCGCAAGCATCGACCGCCCGCACGTCAGGTCAACTGA
- a CDS encoding catalase gives MPPKRHRSQSAPAPTSETGQAASGPLTGDDPRAQTGDYLTTSQGVRLPDTDHSLKAGERGPTLMDDFHLREKITHFDHERIPERVVHARGAAAHGLFTAYGDAAALTKADFLQEGRETPVFVRFSTVLGSRGSADTVRDVRGFATKFYTQQGNFDLVGNNIPVFFIQDGIKFPDVIHAGKPHPDREIPQAQTAHDTFWDFVGLHTEATHMVMWAMSDRGIPRSYRTMEGFGVHTFRLINARGKTSLVKFHWKPIAGVHSLVWEEAQLAAGMDPDFHRRDMYDAIGAGVPLEWELGVQVMPDNAEQVFKGIDLLDPTKIVPEELCPVRLIGKLTLDRNPTNFFAEVEQVAFHTGNLVPGIEVTDDPLMQARLFSYLDTQLIRLGGPNFSQLPINRPQCPVNDMLRDGYHQSAVHKGVAPYRPNSLDDGLPLEADSKHDGFVQTPRQVAGAKVRESPTSFDDHFSQATLFWASMSEVERDHIVEAFTFELSKCMFDQIRERYVGVLANVDAELTQRVAAGLGLAVPRAATAPAKVKPSPALSMVTDVPGPIAGRVVGVVATTDTDLGAIARMRKKLNADGAVLRVIADTGGSLGEGRAAQPVERTLLTTRSIEFDAVVIGNGIGAPLDHRLAVLIAEMYRHYKCVGAWGDGAEVLEAAGVDLAAPGVVTAKRGGDDLATMLTEALGKHRAWDRTPHTTTTSA, from the coding sequence ATGCCGCCAAAGCGTCATCGCAGCCAGTCCGCCCCTGCGCCAACGAGCGAAACCGGGCAAGCGGCGAGCGGGCCATTGACCGGAGACGACCCTCGAGCGCAGACCGGGGACTACCTGACGACCTCGCAAGGTGTCCGTCTACCGGACACCGACCATTCACTCAAGGCCGGCGAACGCGGCCCGACCCTGATGGACGACTTCCACCTTCGGGAGAAGATCACCCACTTCGACCACGAGCGGATCCCGGAGCGAGTGGTGCACGCGCGCGGCGCGGCCGCGCACGGTTTGTTCACCGCGTACGGCGATGCGGCGGCGTTGACCAAGGCAGACTTCCTTCAAGAGGGTCGCGAGACGCCGGTCTTCGTCAGGTTCTCGACGGTGCTCGGCTCACGCGGGTCCGCTGACACGGTGCGCGACGTCCGCGGGTTCGCGACGAAGTTCTACACGCAGCAAGGAAACTTCGACCTGGTCGGCAACAACATTCCGGTCTTCTTCATCCAGGACGGGATCAAGTTTCCCGATGTGATCCATGCCGGCAAGCCGCACCCGGATCGCGAGATCCCCCAAGCGCAGACCGCGCACGACACCTTCTGGGACTTCGTCGGGCTGCACACCGAGGCGACCCACATGGTGATGTGGGCAATGTCGGACCGCGGGATCCCGCGGTCCTACCGCACGATGGAAGGCTTCGGCGTCCACACGTTCCGACTGATCAACGCACGCGGGAAGACCTCGCTGGTCAAGTTCCACTGGAAGCCGATCGCCGGCGTGCATTCGCTGGTATGGGAAGAGGCACAACTCGCCGCAGGCATGGATCCGGACTTCCACCGCCGCGACATGTACGACGCGATCGGCGCCGGCGTTCCACTGGAATGGGAGCTCGGCGTCCAGGTCATGCCGGACAACGCCGAGCAGGTCTTCAAGGGTATCGACCTTCTCGATCCGACGAAGATCGTGCCGGAGGAGCTCTGCCCGGTCCGGCTCATCGGCAAGCTCACCCTCGACCGCAACCCGACCAACTTCTTCGCGGAGGTCGAGCAGGTGGCCTTCCACACCGGCAATCTGGTCCCGGGCATCGAGGTCACCGACGATCCGCTGATGCAGGCGCGGCTGTTCTCCTACCTCGACACCCAGCTGATCCGGCTCGGCGGTCCGAACTTCTCGCAGCTCCCGATCAACCGTCCGCAGTGCCCGGTGAACGACATGCTCCGCGACGGCTACCACCAGTCCGCCGTACACAAGGGGGTGGCGCCCTACCGGCCGAACAGCCTCGACGACGGCCTTCCACTCGAGGCGGACTCGAAGCACGACGGGTTCGTGCAGACCCCACGGCAGGTGGCCGGCGCCAAGGTACGGGAGAGCCCGACCTCGTTCGACGATCACTTCTCCCAGGCGACGCTGTTCTGGGCCTCGATGAGCGAGGTCGAGCGAGATCACATCGTCGAGGCATTCACGTTCGAGCTCAGCAAGTGCATGTTCGACCAGATCCGCGAGCGCTATGTCGGGGTGCTCGCCAACGTCGACGCCGAGCTCACCCAGCGGGTCGCCGCGGGTCTCGGCCTCGCGGTCCCCAGGGCGGCGACCGCGCCGGCGAAGGTGAAGCCGTCCCCCGCGCTGTCCATGGTGACCGACGTGCCCGGCCCGATCGCCGGCCGCGTCGTGGGTGTGGTGGCGACGACGGACACGGATCTGGGCGCCATCGCGCGCATGCGCAAGAAGCTCAACGCGGACGGCGCCGTCCTGCGGGTCATCGCCGACACGGGCGGAAGCCTCGGTGAGGGCCGCGCCGCGCAGCCGGTCGAGCGCACGCTCCTCACCACGCGGTCGATCGAGTTCGACGCCGTCGTCATCGGCAACGGCATCGGTGCTCCGCTCGATCACCGCCTCGCGGTCCTGATCGCGGAGATGTACCGGCACTACAAGTGCGTGGGTGCCTGGGGCGACGGAGCGGAGGTTCTGGAAGCCGCAGGTGTCGACCTTGCGGCGCCCGGTGTCGTCACCGCGAAGCGGGGCGGCGACGACCTCGCCACGATGCTCACGGAAGCCCTCGGCAAGCACCGCGCATGGGACCGCACGCCGCACACGACTACGACATCTGCGTGA
- a CDS encoding hemerythrin domain-containing protein — MTQDGIDFLLDQHQQVEKLLDQVKNSVGEARQASFDELRQLLATHEAAEELILRPVTRRSVEGGDEIADARIAEENQAKDVLSQLEKLDVASVEFTTTFETFAADVQKHAHNEETYEFPSIRASQDSEDLARLETALATAEKVAPTHPHPSARSTTATAVLGPFAALLDKARDAIGKATSD; from the coding sequence ATGACTCAGGACGGAATCGACTTCCTGCTCGACCAGCACCAGCAGGTCGAGAAGCTCCTCGACCAGGTCAAGAACAGCGTCGGCGAAGCCCGGCAGGCCAGCTTCGATGAGCTGCGTCAGCTACTCGCGACCCACGAGGCAGCCGAGGAGCTGATCCTGCGCCCCGTCACCCGGCGCAGCGTCGAAGGCGGGGATGAGATCGCCGACGCCCGGATCGCCGAAGAGAACCAAGCGAAAGATGTGCTCTCTCAGCTGGAGAAGCTCGATGTGGCTTCGGTGGAGTTCACCACCACCTTCGAGACCTTCGCGGCCGACGTGCAGAAGCACGCGCACAACGAAGAGACCTACGAGTTCCCGAGCATTCGCGCGAGCCAGGACTCGGAGGACCTCGCAAGGCTCGAGACGGCGCTTGCGACCGCGGAGAAGGTCGCGCCGACCCACCCTCACCCGAGCGCACGCTCGACCACGGCGACCGCCGTACTCGGTCCGTTCGCCGCGCTGCTCGACAAGGCCCGCGACGCGATCGGGAAAGCGACCAGCGACTGA